A genome region from Thiohalophilus sp. includes the following:
- a CDS encoding peptide chain release factor 3: MSRYLDETHRRRTFAIISHPDAGKTTVTEKLLLFGRAIQQAGTVKGRKSDRHATSDWMALEKQRGISVTSAVMQFPYKERIINLLDTPGHEDFSEDTYRVLTAVDSALMVIDSAKGVEERTIKLMEVCRLRDTPILTFINKLDREGREPIELMDEVEEVLKIQCAPITWPIGMGKGFKGVYHLYNENIHLFSATHGGKIQTGEVIQGLDNSRLDDLLGSAANELREEIELVRGASHEFDLDAFLAGRQSPVFFGSAINNFGIEELLDYFVEIAPPPQPHETRQRIVEPEEEKFTGFVFKIQANMDPQHRDRVAFLRVCSGTYEKAMKARQVRIGKDVKLANAITFMASEREHVETAYPGDIIGLHNHGTIQIGDTFTQGEDLKFTGIPNFAPELFRRVRLRDPMKNKALQKGLDQLSEEGASQVFRPLNNNDIIVGAVGVLQFDVVAFRLKEEYNVECSFEAVNVNTARWVTCADEKMLNEFRKKAADNLALDASGSLTYLAPTRVNLDLTIERWPDIEFHATREH, from the coding sequence ATGAGCCGTTATCTCGACGAAACCCACCGCCGGCGCACCTTTGCGATCATCTCTCATCCCGACGCCGGGAAAACCACCGTGACCGAAAAACTGTTGCTGTTCGGCCGTGCCATCCAGCAGGCGGGGACGGTCAAGGGACGCAAGTCGGATCGCCACGCCACCTCCGACTGGATGGCGCTGGAGAAGCAGCGCGGCATCTCGGTCACCTCGGCGGTAATGCAGTTTCCCTACAAGGAACGCATTATCAACCTGCTGGATACCCCGGGCCATGAGGATTTCTCCGAAGATACCTACCGGGTACTGACCGCGGTGGATTCGGCGCTGATGGTGATCGACAGCGCCAAGGGGGTCGAGGAGCGGACCATCAAGCTGATGGAAGTGTGCCGGCTGCGCGATACGCCGATTCTGACTTTTATTAACAAACTGGACCGGGAAGGCCGCGAGCCCATCGAGCTGATGGACGAGGTGGAGGAGGTGCTGAAAATCCAGTGCGCGCCGATTACCTGGCCGATCGGCATGGGCAAGGGATTCAAGGGGGTCTATCACCTCTATAACGAGAACATTCATCTTTTCAGTGCCACCCATGGCGGCAAAATCCAGACCGGCGAAGTCATCCAGGGACTGGATAATTCCCGGCTCGATGATCTGCTCGGCAGCGCGGCCAATGAACTGCGCGAGGAGATCGAACTGGTGCGCGGTGCCAGTCATGAATTCGATCTCGACGCCTTTCTGGCCGGCAGGCAGAGCCCGGTGTTTTTCGGCTCGGCGATCAACAACTTCGGCATCGAGGAGTTGCTGGACTATTTCGTCGAGATCGCGCCGCCGCCCCAGCCGCACGAAACACGCCAGCGGATTGTCGAGCCCGAGGAAGAGAAGTTCACCGGCTTCGTGTTCAAGATCCAGGCGAATATGGATCCCCAGCACCGCGATCGGGTGGCCTTTTTGCGCGTCTGCTCCGGCACCTATGAAAAAGCCATGAAGGCCCGCCAGGTGCGCATCGGCAAGGATGTCAAACTGGCCAATGCCATCACCTTCATGGCCAGCGAACGCGAGCATGTGGAAACCGCCTATCCCGGCGATATTATCGGGTTGCATAATCACGGCACGATTCAGATCGGTGACACCTTCACCCAGGGCGAGGATCTCAAGTTCACCGGCATTCCCAACTTTGCCCCGGAACTGTTCCGCCGGGTGCGCCTGCGCGATCCCATGAAAAACAAGGCGCTGCAAAAAGGGCTGGATCAGCTGAGCGAGGAGGGCGCTTCGCAGGTCTTTCGCCCGCTCAATAACAACGACATCATTGTCGGCGCGGTGGGCGTGCTGCAGTTTGATGTGGTCGCCTTTCGCCTCAAAGAAGAATATAACGTGGAATGCAGCTTCGAGGCGGTCAACGTGAATACCGCCCGCTGGGTGACCTGCGCCGATGAGAAGATGCTCAACGAGTTTCGTAAAAAAGCCGCGGATAACCTGGCCCTGGATGCCTCGGGGAGTCTCACCTATCTGGCGCCGACGCGGGTCAATCTGGATCTGACCATCGAACGCTGGCCGGATATCGAATTCCACGCCACCCGCGAACACTAA
- a CDS encoding DUF502 domain-containing protein, with amino-acid sequence MSYLWKNVFKGLATVLPVALTLYLIYWLGLNIEKGLHPAITSFVPEEHYLPGMGLVAGVVLLFFIGLAVNAWVVRQLIWLVEKLLERIPLVKSIYGSLNDFMDYFAAGKSRGGLKQVVLVNFGGARLIGFLTRDHIEDIPGLSAPAGDDIVAVYMPLSYQIGGYTLYIPRSQIEPVNMSMEDAMRRVLTAELSKSTPGEKNRPAK; translated from the coding sequence ATGTCCTATCTATGGAAGAATGTCTTCAAGGGACTGGCGACGGTGTTGCCGGTGGCGTTGACGCTGTATCTGATTTACTGGCTGGGTCTGAATATCGAGAAGGGGCTGCATCCGGCGATTACCTCGTTTGTCCCCGAGGAGCATTACCTGCCCGGCATGGGACTGGTGGCCGGGGTGGTGCTGCTGTTTTTTATCGGTCTGGCAGTGAATGCCTGGGTGGTGCGGCAGCTGATCTGGCTGGTGGAGAAGCTGCTGGAGCGGATTCCGCTGGTCAAATCGATCTACGGCTCGCTGAACGATTTCATGGATTATTTCGCCGCCGGCAAGAGCCGCGGCGGGCTCAAGCAGGTGGTGCTGGTGAACTTCGGCGGCGCCCGGTTGATCGGCTTTCTGACCCGCGATCATATTGAGGATATTCCCGGCCTGAGCGCGCCGGCGGGGGACGATATTGTCGCGGTCTATATGCCGCTGAGTTACCAGATCGGGGGCTATACCCTGTATATCCCGCGCTCGCAGATCGAACCGGTGAATATGTCCATGGAGGATGCCATGCGCCGGGTACTCACGGCCGAACTGTCCAAATCGACACCGGGCGAAAAGAACCGCCCCGCAAAATAA
- a CDS encoding MFS transporter — protein sequence MWKLLTEKKVLSWALYDWANSAFATVMLAGLFPVFFKQYWSAGQAATTSTFHLGVANSVAGIVIVLLAPILGAIADAGQARKRLLLSFAALGMIMTAALYGVEKGAWLAAAVLYALGVIGFMGSVIFYDALIVKVTRPEHYDLVSGYGFSLGYLGGGLLFTLDVLMTLYPTWFGFTDASEAVRFAFITVAIWWALFTLPLAFNVPADEGLRLPVFKAVRGGFRQLRNTFAEIRRLKVVSLFLVAYWLYIDGVDTVVRMAVDYGMSIGFDSNDLIVALLITQFVGFPSALLFGILGNRIGAKAGILIALCVYFIVTTWAYFMQEVYEFYLLAVVIGLVQGGVQSLSRSLYARIIPPEKSGEFFGFYNMMGKFAAVIGPVLMGSVAVLTDSSRLAILSVTLLFLIGGILLLMVDVKEGERMARQL from the coding sequence ATGTGGAAACTGCTCACCGAAAAGAAAGTGCTTTCCTGGGCATTGTATGACTGGGCTAATTCGGCCTTTGCCACGGTCATGCTGGCGGGACTGTTTCCGGTCTTTTTCAAACAGTACTGGAGCGCCGGACAGGCAGCGACCACCAGCACCTTTCATCTGGGGGTGGCCAACTCCGTCGCCGGCATCGTGATCGTTTTGCTGGCGCCAATTCTCGGGGCCATCGCCGATGCCGGTCAGGCCCGCAAGCGGTTGTTATTGTCGTTTGCCGCGCTGGGCATGATCATGACCGCGGCACTGTACGGCGTGGAAAAAGGCGCCTGGCTGGCGGCGGCCGTCCTGTATGCGCTGGGTGTGATCGGCTTTATGGGCAGCGTGATCTTCTACGATGCGTTGATCGTCAAGGTCACCCGCCCCGAGCATTACGATCTGGTCTCCGGTTACGGTTTTTCCCTGGGGTATCTCGGCGGCGGATTGTTATTTACCCTGGATGTGCTGATGACCCTCTATCCGACCTGGTTCGGTTTCACCGATGCCAGCGAGGCGGTACGCTTTGCCTTTATCACCGTGGCCATCTGGTGGGCCCTTTTTACCCTGCCGCTGGCATTCAACGTGCCGGCCGATGAAGGATTGCGGTTGCCGGTGTTCAAGGCGGTGCGCGGCGGCTTTCGGCAATTGCGCAATACCTTTGCCGAAATTCGCCGACTGAAAGTGGTGTCCCTGTTCCTGGTAGCCTACTGGCTCTATATCGACGGGGTCGATACCGTGGTGCGCATGGCGGTGGATTACGGCATGTCGATCGGCTTTGACAGTAACGATCTGATTGTTGCCCTGTTAATTACCCAGTTTGTCGGGTTTCCGTCCGCGCTGTTGTTCGGTATCCTCGGCAACAGGATAGGTGCCAAGGCCGGCATACTGATCGCGCTGTGCGTCTATTTTATCGTCACCACCTGGGCCTATTTCATGCAGGAAGTGTATGAGTTTTACCTGCTGGCCGTGGTGATCGGCCTGGTGCAGGGGGGCGTACAGTCACTGAGTCGATCGCTGTACGCGCGCATTATCCCGCCGGAGAAATCCGGCGAGTTTTTCGGCTTTTACAACATGATGGGCAAGTTTGCGGCGGTGATCGGCCCGGTACTGATGGGTTCGGTGGCCGTGCTGACCGACAGTTCGCGGCTGGCCATTCTTTCGGTGACGCTGTTGTTTCTGATCGGGGGCATTCTGTTGCTGATGGTCGACGTGAAAGAAGGCGAGCGCATGGCGCGCCAGTTATAA
- a CDS encoding AMP-binding protein, whose protein sequence is MRTLLKIVFRALLRLLYRVEVQGLENLRQAGPRTLLIANHTSFLDGLLLTVFLPRDFSFAIHTRIVNQWFMRPFKPLVTLFVMEPSSPFSLKSLIRYMQDDHSVVLFPEGRITVTGALMKIYHGPGLVADKVDADVLPVRIDGAQYSPFSRLRKRIRVRWFPRITLTVLPPRKIKAPDEIRGRARRIYAGEQLTDIMTEMMFATSHYRCTIFEALLDAQRIHGGRHKIAEDFERVPINYRQLIQRSFILADALASRTRRQEHVGILLPNTTATLITLFALQIYHRVPALLNYSDGVQNLLAACRIGRLNTIYTSRRFADYVRLHELLSELGREVKVIYLEEVVSGLRWRHKLRGRFAAWFPRLGYRGRAGEAGPDDPAVLLFTPGSEAEPKGVLLSHANLLANCSQLVSRSDFSSRDVVLNTMPMFHAFGLTCGTLLPVVSGLRVFFYPNPWHYRIVPEIAYDINATIVFGTDTFLAGYARFAHPYDFYSVRYVFAGAEKLQATTRRMWSERFGVRIFEAYGTTETGPVIAMNTAMENRPGTVGRLLPGMDYRLVAEPDVEAGERLWVKGPNVMLGYLQSDQPQTVQPPATAAGPGWYDTGDIVRVDARGFLTLLGRARRFARVDGETVSLAQLEEFVSGVWPQATHAIIRVGDTQSGEQLVLITTRPQAQCGDLLDAAREQGIPEAGVPHRLVSVTKLPQLGSGKIDYRQLQQQYGQPSQA, encoded by the coding sequence ATGCGAACCTTACTCAAGATCGTTTTCCGCGCTCTGCTCAGGTTGCTCTATCGGGTCGAGGTGCAGGGGCTGGAAAACCTGCGACAGGCCGGTCCGCGCACCTTGCTGATTGCCAACCACACCTCCTTTCTCGACGGGCTTTTGCTGACGGTCTTTCTGCCGCGCGATTTCAGCTTCGCCATCCATACCCGTATCGTGAATCAATGGTTCATGCGGCCGTTCAAACCGCTGGTGACGCTGTTTGTGATGGAGCCGAGCAGTCCGTTTTCTCTCAAATCGCTGATCCGTTATATGCAGGACGATCACAGCGTGGTGCTGTTCCCCGAAGGGCGGATCACCGTGACCGGGGCATTGATGAAGATCTATCACGGCCCGGGGCTGGTGGCGGACAAGGTCGATGCCGACGTGTTACCGGTGCGCATCGACGGCGCCCAGTATTCGCCGTTCTCCCGCCTGCGCAAGCGCATCCGGGTGCGCTGGTTCCCGCGCATTACCCTGACCGTTCTGCCGCCGCGCAAAATCAAGGCGCCGGACGAGATACGCGGACGGGCGCGGCGTATCTATGCCGGCGAGCAGCTGACCGACATCATGACCGAGATGATGTTCGCCACCAGCCATTATCGTTGCACGATCTTCGAGGCCCTGCTGGATGCGCAGCGCATTCACGGCGGCCGGCACAAGATTGCGGAGGATTTCGAGCGGGTACCGATTAACTATCGCCAGCTGATCCAGCGCAGTTTTATCCTGGCCGATGCCCTGGCGTCGCGGACCCGGCGACAAGAGCACGTCGGTATTTTGTTACCCAATACCACCGCGACGCTGATCACCCTGTTTGCACTGCAGATCTATCACCGGGTGCCGGCGCTGCTCAATTATTCCGACGGGGTGCAAAATCTGCTCGCGGCCTGTCGCATCGGGCGCCTCAACACGATCTATACCTCGCGCCGGTTTGCCGATTATGTCCGTTTGCACGAACTGCTGAGCGAACTGGGCCGGGAAGTGAAGGTGATTTACCTCGAAGAGGTGGTCAGTGGTTTGCGCTGGCGGCATAAACTGCGTGGCAGGTTCGCGGCCTGGTTTCCGAGACTGGGGTATCGCGGACGTGCCGGTGAGGCCGGGCCGGATGATCCGGCGGTGCTGCTGTTTACTCCCGGCTCCGAAGCTGAACCCAAGGGCGTGCTGCTGTCGCACGCCAATCTGCTGGCCAACTGTTCGCAACTGGTCAGCCGCAGCGATTTCAGTTCACGGGACGTCGTGCTCAACACCATGCCCATGTTCCATGCCTTCGGGCTGACCTGCGGTACGCTGCTGCCGGTGGTCTCCGGGTTGCGGGTCTTTTTCTATCCCAATCCGTGGCACTACCGCATCGTCCCCGAGATCGCCTACGACATCAACGCCACCATCGTCTTTGGTACCGACACCTTCCTGGCCGGTTATGCCCGTTTTGCTCATCCGTATGATTTTTACAGCGTTCGGTATGTGTTCGCCGGCGCGGAAAAACTGCAGGCGACAACCCGCCGGATGTGGAGCGAGCGATTCGGGGTGCGCATTTTCGAAGCTTACGGTACCACCGAGACCGGCCCGGTGATCGCCATGAACACGGCCATGGAAAACCGCCCCGGCACGGTCGGCCGGCTGCTGCCGGGCATGGACTACCGGCTGGTGGCCGAACCGGACGTGGAAGCCGGCGAACGTCTGTGGGTGAAGGGGCCCAACGTGATGCTCGGCTATCTGCAATCCGATCAACCACAAACGGTTCAGCCGCCGGCCACCGCCGCCGGGCCCGGGTGGTATGATACCGGCGATATTGTCCGGGTGGATGCGCGCGGGTTTTTGACCCTCCTTGGCCGGGCCCGGCGTTTTGCCCGGGTCGACGGCGAAACGGTGTCGCTGGCACAGCTGGAGGAATTTGTCAGCGGCGTCTGGCCGCAGGCAACCCATGCGATCATTCGCGTGGGTGATACCCAAAGCGGTGAACAGCTGGTGCTGATCACCACCCGGCCGCAGGCGCAATGCGGTGATCTGCTGGATGCCGCGCGCGAGCAGGGTATCCCCGAGGCCGGTGTGCCGCACAGGCTGGTCTCTGTGACCAAGCTGCCGCAACTGGGCAGTGGCAAGATCGACTATCGGCAATTGCAACAGCAATACGGTCAACCGTCACAGGCCTGA
- a CDS encoding inositol monophosphatase family protein encodes MQSDTLISLIRAAAREELMTRFTHVKRGIKADGSFLTEADLAMQNRVARELNRHEPDILFLGEEMPPEEQQALLQSGKPLWVLDPLDGTSNYASGIPCFSVSLALIEAGALKLGLVYDPVRDECFFAQQGQGAWLNGERLVPIDIGLSLKQSTGLIDFKRLAPALATRLVTDIPYSSQRSFGSVALDWCWIAIGRSHVYLHGKQNLWDYAAGHLILAEAGGQSCTLEGEAVFNNRLQPRSAVAALDPGLFAAWSDWLGIQCKDKGTG; translated from the coding sequence ATGCAGTCAGACACGCTCATCTCGCTGATCCGCGCCGCCGCGCGCGAGGAACTGATGACCCGCTTTACCCACGTCAAACGCGGCATCAAGGCCGACGGCAGTTTTCTGACCGAGGCCGACCTCGCCATGCAAAACCGGGTTGCCCGTGAATTAAACCGCCATGAGCCCGATATCCTGTTTCTGGGTGAAGAGATGCCCCCCGAAGAACAACAGGCCCTGTTGCAAAGCGGCAAACCCCTGTGGGTGCTGGACCCGCTCGATGGCACCAGTAACTATGCCTCGGGCATTCCCTGTTTCTCGGTGTCGCTGGCGCTGATCGAGGCGGGCGCGTTGAAACTCGGCCTGGTTTACGACCCGGTGCGTGACGAATGCTTCTTCGCGCAACAGGGCCAGGGCGCCTGGCTCAATGGTGAGCGGCTTGTTCCAATCGATATCGGCCTGAGTCTGAAACAAAGTACCGGCCTCATCGACTTCAAACGGCTGGCACCCGCGCTGGCGACCCGGCTGGTTACCGATATCCCCTATTCATCGCAACGCAGTTTCGGTTCGGTGGCACTGGACTGGTGCTGGATTGCCATCGGCCGCAGTCATGTCTATCTGCACGGCAAGCAGAATCTGTGGGATTACGCCGCCGGGCACCTGATCCTGGCCGAGGCCGGGGGACAGTCGTGCACCCTGGAGGGCGAGGCGGTGTTTAACAACCGTTTGCAACCGCGCTCGGCGGTGGCGGCGCTGGATCCGGGGTTGTTTGCCGCCTGGTCCGACTGGCTGGGAATCCAGTGCAAAGACAAGGGTACTGGATAA
- a CDS encoding uracil-DNA glycosylase produces MSPVTPQQRRYLDAMGIDVWVRRDQVLPEAAAVAQAESASIESALAPEPAVPLEAPGEGLPDVSELDWDGLRQRVAGCRLCELHQSRTQTVFGVGDQQARWLIVGEAPGVDEDRQGEPFVGRAGKLLNAMLQAVGLSREQVYIANILKCRPPNNRDPRPEEAACCFPYLRRQIELIQPDLIIAVGRIAAQRLLDCNTPLNRLRGSVQQLESTATPVIVTYHPAYLLRSPADKRKAWEDLLFARSLTTGE; encoded by the coding sequence ATGTCTCCTGTCACGCCACAACAACGCCGCTATCTGGACGCGATGGGGATCGATGTCTGGGTGCGGCGGGATCAGGTGTTGCCGGAGGCGGCGGCTGTGGCGCAAGCCGAATCGGCCTCGATTGAGTCTGCGCTGGCGCCGGAACCGGCGGTGCCGCTGGAGGCGCCGGGCGAGGGGCTGCCGGATGTCAGTGAACTGGACTGGGATGGCCTGCGCCAGCGGGTGGCCGGTTGCCGGTTGTGCGAGTTGCACCAGAGCCGCACGCAGACCGTGTTCGGGGTGGGGGATCAGCAGGCCCGCTGGCTGATCGTCGGCGAGGCCCCCGGGGTCGATGAAGATCGCCAGGGTGAGCCGTTTGTCGGCCGGGCCGGCAAGTTGCTCAATGCCATGCTGCAGGCGGTGGGATTGTCTCGCGAGCAGGTCTATATCGCCAATATTCTCAAATGCCGGCCGCCGAATAACCGGGATCCCCGGCCCGAAGAGGCGGCCTGCTGTTTTCCCTATCTGCGTCGCCAGATCGAACTCATTCAGCCGGACTTGATTATTGCGGTGGGTCGTATCGCCGCCCAGCGGCTGCTCGACTGCAATACGCCGCTGAACCGGTTACGGGGCAGTGTGCAGCAGCTGGAATCCACCGCTACCCCGGTCATCGTGACTTACCATCCGGCCTATCTGCTGCGTAGTCCGGCGGACAAGCGCAAGGCGTGGGAAGATTTGCTGTTTGCCCGCTCCCTGACAACCGGCGAATAA
- a CDS encoding 2-isopropylmalate synthase — translation MSDDRLIIFDTTLRDGEQSPGASMTKEEKIRIARALERMKVDVIEAGFPVASTGDFDAVRAVARSIKDSTVCGLSRALDTDIDRAGEALKEANSARIHTFIATSPIHMQMKLRMEPDQVVEQAIRAVKRARQYTDNVEFSAEDAGRSELDFLCRIVEEVIKAGATTINIPDTVGYNVPQQFGETIRQLIERVPNSDKAVFSVHCHNDLGLAVANSLSAVLNGARQVECTINGLGERAGNASLEEIVMTVKTRKDIFPCSVDHLDTREIVPTSKLVSGITGFAVQPNKAIVGANAFAHESGIHQDGVLKSRETYEIMSAEDVGWSANRMVLGKHSGRNAFRSRLKELGVEFDSEDELNEAFARFKNLADKKHEIFDEDLQALVTETGISAENEHIHLVAMRVCSETGETPHANVTLNVDGHEQQAEADGGGPVDAAFRAIEQVIHSGSELLLYSVNNITSGTDAQGEVTVRMEKGGRIVNGQGADTDIVIASAKAYINALNKIVSPVEREHPQAADV, via the coding sequence ATGAGCGACGACAGATTAATCATATTCGATACCACCTTGCGCGACGGCGAGCAGAGTCCCGGGGCCTCCATGACCAAGGAGGAGAAGATCCGTATTGCCCGCGCCCTGGAACGTATGAAGGTGGACGTGATCGAGGCCGGTTTCCCGGTGGCCAGTACCGGCGACTTCGATGCCGTGCGCGCCGTGGCGCGCAGTATCAAGGACAGTACCGTCTGCGGCCTGTCCCGCGCGCTGGACACGGACATCGATCGTGCCGGTGAGGCATTGAAGGAGGCCAACAGCGCCCGCATCCACACCTTCATCGCCACCTCGCCGATTCATATGCAGATGAAACTGCGCATGGAGCCGGACCAGGTGGTGGAACAGGCGATCCGCGCGGTCAAGCGCGCCCGCCAGTACACCGACAACGTCGAGTTCTCGGCCGAGGACGCCGGGCGCTCCGAGCTGGACTTTCTGTGCCGCATCGTCGAGGAAGTCATCAAGGCCGGCGCCACCACCATCAACATTCCGGACACGGTCGGCTATAACGTGCCGCAGCAGTTCGGCGAGACCATTCGCCAGTTGATCGAGCGGGTACCCAACTCGGACAAGGCGGTCTTTTCCGTGCATTGCCATAACGATCTGGGGCTGGCCGTGGCCAACTCCCTCTCCGCGGTATTGAATGGCGCCCGTCAGGTCGAGTGCACCATCAACGGACTGGGCGAGCGGGCCGGTAATGCCTCGCTGGAAGAGATCGTCATGACGGTCAAGACCCGCAAGGACATCTTCCCCTGCAGTGTCGATCATCTCGATACCCGCGAGATCGTCCCGACCTCCAAGCTGGTGTCGGGCATCACCGGTTTTGCCGTGCAGCCCAACAAGGCGATCGTCGGCGCCAATGCCTTTGCCCATGAATCGGGTATCCATCAGGATGGCGTACTCAAGAGCCGCGAGACCTACGAGATCATGAGCGCCGAGGATGTCGGCTGGTCGGCCAACCGCATGGTGCTGGGCAAACACTCGGGGCGCAACGCCTTCCGTTCGCGGCTCAAGGAGCTGGGCGTGGAATTCGATTCCGAGGATGAATTGAACGAGGCCTTCGCCCGCTTCAAGAACCTGGCCGACAAGAAGCACGAGATCTTCGACGAGGACTTGCAGGCACTGGTGACCGAAACCGGCATCTCCGCCGAGAACGAGCATATCCATCTGGTGGCCATGCGGGTCTGCTCCGAAACCGGCGAGACCCCGCACGCCAACGTGACCCTCAACGTGGACGGCCACGAACAGCAGGCCGAGGCCGACGGCGGCGGGCCGGTGGATGCGGCCTTCCGGGCCATTGAACAGGTGATCCACAGCGGCAGCGAGTTGCTGCTCTATTCGGTGAACAACATCACCAGCGGCACCGACGCTCAGGGCGAGGTTACCGTGCGCATGGAAAAGGGCGGGCGGATCGTCAACGGCCAGGGCGCCGACACCGACATCGTCATCGCCTCCGCCAAGGCGTATATCAACGCCCTGAACAAGATCGTCTCGCCGGTCGAGCGGGAACATCCGCAGGCCGCCGACGTCTAG
- the rimI gene encoding ribosomal protein S18-alanine N-acetyltransferase, with translation MSAVFKQADDGIRAMTLADLDEVMAIEEAIYFFPWTRGIFRDCMAVGYPCRVLQIDGRLRAYAILSIAAGEAHILTLCVHPDSHRRGYGELMLGDILQVAREYHVDSVYLEVRPSNQAAIRLYEKTGFQEIGIRPDYYPDEFGREDALVMALSLGD, from the coding sequence ATGAGCGCGGTTTTCAAACAGGCAGATGACGGCATCCGCGCCATGACCCTGGCGGATCTGGATGAGGTCATGGCAATCGAGGAGGCGATCTATTTTTTTCCCTGGACTCGCGGGATATTTCGCGATTGTATGGCCGTCGGCTATCCCTGCCGGGTTTTGCAAATCGACGGCCGGCTGCGGGCCTATGCGATTCTCTCCATTGCCGCCGGCGAGGCCCATATTCTGACCCTGTGCGTGCATCCCGATTCCCATCGCCGCGGTTACGGTGAACTGATGCTGGGCGATATCTTGCAAGTGGCCCGGGAATATCACGTCGATTCGGTCTATCTGGAAGTGCGCCCTTCCAATCAGGCGGCCATACGGCTGTACGAGAAAACCGGCTTTCAGGAGATCGGCATTCGCCCCGATTATTATCCCGACGAGTTCGGCCGCGAAGATGCGCTGGTGATGGCGCTGTCGCTCGGCGACTGA
- a CDS encoding DUF2970 domain-containing protein, translating to MSDENKQAPGLWDVAKSVMAAFLGVQKSKHYERDFTHGKPWQYITIGLIGVVIFIAVIIGVVKVVMSLAGV from the coding sequence GTGAGTGATGAGAATAAACAGGCCCCGGGTCTGTGGGACGTGGCCAAGAGCGTGATGGCGGCGTTTCTGGGTGTGCAGAAAAGCAAGCATTACGAACGGGATTTTACCCATGGTAAACCCTGGCAATACATTACCATCGGGCTCATTGGTGTGGTGATTTTCATCGCCGTTATCATCGGCGTAGTCAAAGTGGTGATGTCGCTGGCCGGAGTGTAA
- the pssA gene encoding CDP-diacylglycerol--serine O-phosphatidyltransferase: protein MSRKSQTDQHRRGIYLLPNLFTTAALFSGFYAIVAAMHGRFEPAAIAIFVAMLLDGIDGRVARLTNTQSDFGAEYDSLSDMVSFGLAPALVIYEWALSDLGKLGWLAAFIYTATAALRLARFNTQVEHADKRYFQGLASPSAAAIIAGGVWVGEHYDVFPAQFDYLVWAITVLVGLLMVSNVRYYSFKTFNLRNRVPFVAILVIVLILVLVSANPPVVLFSVFAVYALSGPVLTLIQLRQRRAERDQAHRHEES from the coding sequence ATGAGCAGAAAATCCCAGACCGATCAGCATCGTCGCGGCATCTATCTGCTGCCTAACCTGTTTACCACGGCGGCCCTGTTCTCGGGGTTTTACGCTATCGTGGCGGCCATGCATGGCCGCTTCGAGCCGGCCGCGATTGCCATTTTCGTGGCCATGCTGCTGGATGGGATCGACGGGCGGGTGGCACGCCTGACCAACACCCAGAGCGATTTTGGCGCCGAGTATGACAGCCTGTCGGACATGGTCTCCTTCGGGCTGGCGCCGGCGCTGGTGATTTACGAATGGGCTCTGTCGGATCTGGGCAAGCTCGGCTGGCTGGCGGCCTTTATCTACACCGCCACGGCGGCGCTGCGGCTGGCCCGGTTCAATACCCAGGTGGAGCATGCCGACAAGCGTTATTTTCAGGGGCTGGCCAGTCCCTCGGCGGCGGCGATCATTGCCGGCGGGGTCTGGGTGGGTGAGCACTACGACGTGTTCCCCGCCCAGTTCGATTATCTGGTCTGGGCGATCACGGTGCTGGTGGGCCTGCTGATGGTCAGTAATGTCCGCTACTACAGCTTCAAGACCTTCAATCTGCGTAACCGGGTGCCGTTTGTGGCCATTCTGGTCATTGTCCTGATCCTGGTGCTGGTGTCGGCCAATCCCCCGGTGGTGCTGTTCAGCGTGTTCGCGGTTTACGCCCTGTCGGGGCCGGTACTGACCCTGATCCAGTTGCGCCAGCGCCGTGCCGAGCGGGATCAGGCCCATCGCCACGAGGAGTCGTAA